From the genome of Candidatus Omnitrophota bacterium:
CGGAGACCGCGTACTCTTTTTCGATCTCGAACCTGGGATGGGTCAACCGGTGGCAGAGGTCCCCGTCCGTCGTCAGGAGGATGAGGCCCCGGGAATCTTTGTCGAGCCGGCCGACCGGATAGATGCGGCCGTATCTTTTCGGTATCATATCGATGATCTTACGGGAAGCGAACCTGTCTTCGAGCGTTACGGTGACGCCTTTCGGCTTATTGAAGGCCAGATATGCCTCTCTCTGCGAACCGACATCCTTGCCGTCGACCGTCACATGCGCGTCTTCTTTTACTTCGTGCCACGGTTCGCGCACCACCCGGCCTCCGACGCACACCCTTCCCTCTTTTATATACGCGACCGCTTTTCTCCTGGCGCAGAGACCCGCTTTAGCTATGAAGGCGTTCAGACGCATGGCACTTCAGCCGGTCCCGTCGCCGGCGCCGGACCCGCCCCGTTCCTCACTGCCTCTTTCCCTTCCGCCGCGCGGCCTTCACCATGCGGGCGTAGGCCTGGTCGGGGCTCCTGCCTTCCGTAATGTTATTGGCGAATATCGCCGCATAA
Proteins encoded in this window:
- a CDS encoding pseudouridine synthase produces the protein MRLNAFIAKAGLCARRKAVAYIKEGRVCVGGRVVREPWHEVKEDAHVTVDGKDVGSQREAYLAFNKPKGVTVTLEDRFASRKIIDMIPKRYGRIYPVGRLDKDSRGLILLTTDGDLCHRLTHPRFEIEKEYAVSVDSAVTEDQLEQVRRGIADKGDVLNVRSCKIVRSAGGVTELEVIAAEGKKRHLRRIFKKLGLNVIDLRRVRIGGLKLDALGEGKFRELDRETVYDLTLGKGVSK